Genomic DNA from Salvia miltiorrhiza cultivar Shanhuang (shh) chromosome 1, IMPLAD_Smil_shh, whole genome shotgun sequence:
TATACCGAATACAGTCGTCTAATACAGATTACCAAATATCATATTTCATTTGTCCACGATATCATTTCCAAATTATAGGCGGcgcaagttttaagaaaatagtggATAGTAGTTGATAATAGTGGGTATtgatgtgagtggagtttgggctCCACTATAAATGTGTGGAGGATAATAAAGTGTTATGTGGACCCTACTAatataaatgaaagtggaaatgatattgtggacagaccaaaatggaaaaagtgaaaacgatatcgtggatgGAGGGCGTATATAAATTTCTATCACCTAAGATACATAATACTCAAGCTAATATGTAAAGTGATACACAAATTGATATATACACCTGAAATTAAGTCATTGTGATCTTGATTCTTCAGTTAGGTTAGATAGAAGAATACAaatcactgtgatcctatcaatgcGTTCacacgtaccagtatagacaattAGTCAATACAAACTACtttcatctatactgcagcctaaataAAAACTCGTCCTAAAGTCGTCTCGGTTGTGATCAGTTTGTATCTCACAAGGTCATCCCAATTTGTTATGctaaaaaataacaatattaaaaGAAAGTAAGAAAAACGTGAATATGGTTGTAACTTTGGGACTTTGTATATTGCTAAGTAAAATACGAATAGCTTGCATGTGTGTAGTGTCGTGTTTTcaatgagattttttttacatgtatttatagtCTAAGATCATTAAGAATCCTAGTAGGAATAAGAGTTTGCTTCTATTTTAATGGAACTAGAACTCTTCAAATCAATCCTCATCTTCAAGTCAATCTCCTATTTTACCGGATGTACAACAACTTCACATAACGTCAAATTCCGTACAATCAGGACTGCCAAGATAGCAGCGGTGTTAACTGTCAGATTAGGTCAATTTTGCCCTCATTTTGTGGCTTCAATCTTGGAGCCGTGGCCAGCATAAATTTGTCCTCATCAACTCCTCCCCTAGTCTAGTAAAAATACACCAAAATTAATCAGTATTTTTAATAGATTACATATCACAAAACTATAGCCCTAAATTCCTAGCAACTACGTTGTTATAAATGTAAAACAAAAGTCTTGATTTCCTAGTAGCAACGCTTCTACTGACCAAAAAGTCTTAAAATATCAAACCACATTATCTACTAAACACTTGTTACACCACGTCGGTGAACTTTTCAGCTTCCACATTCCCCACTCTTGGTTTTTTCTACTCACCCTTTTAATACTCGCGTACCAGTTGATCTCATCCGTGTATTTTGCCACTACTTTGCTTtcccgtttttttttttttactcgaATTCGAAATGTCTTTCCTCACCTACCATCTTCTTTTCCTCAAACTCCCACCTTATGCAGATTTTTCACAGCCATTTTTTTCACCATTTCCTCAACCGACGACCATCTGTAGCTTCCCCTTTATTTTAATCAAGCCCACATAGTCAGTTCAACCAACACCACATTTCTGCTTCAGATTCTTCAGATATGGGGTTTTCTCTAGGTTGGTTGAGCCTTATCGAGCGTTGTAGCAGTCATTGTTGGTTTTCTATTCTTATGAATGGAGCTCCTTCCAGTTTCTTTCAAGCGACTCGTGGGCTTAGACAGGGTGATCTGATCTCTCCTTCATTATTGGGCAGATACACATAATGTATAGGACGACCTACATGGGTTTTCCCATCTCCCACATTTCCTATGTTGGTGACATTATCATTTTCACGCAGGCAAATAATGAGTCCATGCAGCGCCTGATTGAGTGCATTGACCATTATTCTGTTGTTTCTGGGCAAAAGGTGAATAATGGCAAGAGTTGTTTCTACATCGGTGACCGTCATGGACAGCTCAGTGAGCTTGGTGGCTTTTCAGCGTGGTACCTTGCCTTTCACTTATATTGGTATTCCAATTTTTCGTGGTTACCGTCAAGCTTCTTATTACCTTGGTGTCAGAAACAAGTTGACAAATATAATTCACGCTTAGTCTCATCGCCATCTCTTTTTTGGCGGGCGCCTGGCCTTGATTCGGAGTACTCTTAGTGCCATTCCCCTCCACATCCTGCCAGAGGTGGATCCAGGAATTTTGTTGAGCGGAAGGGGGCTAAACCCGAGTTTTTTTTTGgatataatatatagtaattaataaataattattttctttgtcaTTAGTTCaaccataataataaaaacGTACAATAGTTTCATTCATTACCATGTCtattacattacaaataatcTATGAATAGATACTTGGCGAACTCAAGCTAGTCGTCTCTGTTTGAGAAAGCAATGACAGTTGATTTTGACGTGTACTCATTGACTGAAAACGTTGCAAAATCTTCTCGTTGTCAATTGTTGAGAAAATTTCCTTCTCAATATACATGACCAAACTGTCGTTCATCCATTCCTCTTTCATACGGTTTCGCAAATCAGTCTTAACAATCTTCATTGCAGAAAATGCTCTCTCAACAGAAGCAGTAGCTACGGGTAAAACCAATGTCAACTTAATCATTCGAAAAATCAATTGAAAAACTAAATGATTACCACTTTTAACTATGTCCTGAGCAAGACTTCCCAAATTGCTAATTGCTAAAAATCATTAATCATGCCGAACAAATGCTATGAAATTACGGAGTTGTTGTGGAAGACATAGACAATCACCTAAAGAAACAATGCACAAAATGCACATTAATAATAAAGTCACGAAGTAATTgtggaaataataaataatcaccTGGCCCAAAGTCTTTGGGATATAAAGTAGTCAAACGCATGAGTTGATCAATTTTGAATTGAGAGAAATTGTTTCTCGGATCAAGACACGCCATGCATCTAAGAAAATTACCTCGATTTGAAGAACAAGCTGACTCGTCATGTCCACAAAAAGCCAATCCTTACTTCAACAAAAAACGAGTAACATCCAATGAAGCGGTCAAGCGAGCACGATAAGCAATGTTCACCTCACGAGCATTTGATCTAAACATATTTGCCATACTTCCTCTTTGATTTTTAAATGCTTCAATTTGTATTCTAGCATTGTTGTGACATTTATCTGCATCTCCCACGTGCtttgaaaatttaattaaagtCCTTTTCCAATTGGTAAAGCTCGTTTTGGTAAATGCATCTGCGCCATACCGACCCGCTTTATCCGGGTGCCTAAAAATATAACATCAAAAGCAAAAATAAACATCTTTTGCTACGCTATACTCTAGCCACACAAACTTTTGATACCAAACATCTTGAAAACTTCTTAATTGATTGCCAAATTGAGTTTTCGGATAGCTATGCCCAACTACTTGACAATGCCCCATAGATAATTACTCTCTACGTACTTGATCGCGAATAGCAATTGAAAACTCCTCAATTGGCTTTCTTAACCCCGGATCACAAACGTATTCATCAAAATTTGTTTCATCTTTTACATTTGCTTCAATAGCAAGTGTAACTGAATCACATGAAGATTGACCTCTACGtttttttagagaaaaaaaaaacgttccATTTcctgtaaaaattaattagtCTAATTTAGCATTCATAAACAACAAATTGCaaatataattttcaattaCCCAATTCACACAAATTCAAACCATTAACATTTCACAAATGCCATTCTAAACTGCCAATTACCCAATTAAAACAATTTCATACATTTCACCCAATTCGCacgaattaaaaaataaatcaccCACTGCCACTTGTATCttcattattaaaattattttgcaTCTTCACTtcacatattaaaaaaatcaccaACAAATCACCATTAAAAAATCACCCACTGCGAACAACTAGGGATGTGATAGGGACGGAGGATGTGATGCGTTGGGATCTAACCAGCCACGGTGAGTTCTCGACTTCCTCTGCCTGGGATCTTGTCCGGAGACGATTGCACAGGCAGGCTTTATTTGTTGATATCTAGAGTGACTGTCTTACTCCTACCATTTCTATTTTCCTGTGGCGTCTGTTATTTGGTCGTCTTTCTGTTGATTCTCGTCTCCAGTCGTGGGGCATTTCTCTTGCCTCCATGTGTCTGTGTTGTGTGTCTCCTCAGTCCGAGTCGTGTTTGCATGTGTGCATGCAGAGTGAGGCTGCTTTGATTATCTAAACTCATTTTAACTCATGGTTTGCTTATGTGCACGCACCTTTTCACACAAACACTAATATTGCATGTAGACTAAGTCATTGGCGGCGCGCCTTCCCTAGAGAGGCCAAGAGACACATTTATTTTCTGATCCCTTGTTTTTCATGTGAATTGATAGGTTACTCATCATCTACATCTACTTGTTGCGGCGGGAAACTCACCGATATTCATTGGTGAGGATGTGCTCCCCCGATTGACTTCATGCCACCAGATCCCCCCGTGATGAGGACTCTTCGCTCCACTATGGTGCTCTGGCTCCCTTCGGAGTCCCCATGGGTGAAGCTGAATACTGATGGATCTTACGACTCACAGACGCAGCATGGTGCCGGTGGATAAGCGGTTCGTGATCACACTTGAGCCCTCATTACTACTTTCTGCACCCCCTATGTTGCCACTTTCAGTTTTGAGGCTGATTAGCTGCTTTGCTCGAGGGTCTTAGGCTGGCTATTACTTTCTCAACTAATATATAGGTTGAGCTGGATGTTGCGGCGATCGTTTTGCTCATTTCTACTGAGCATCACAGTCATGCTAGCATACGTCATACCGTTTGTTGGATCTGACAACTTATTCAGATTAGGTGAGTCCGTTTCACTCACATCCATCGCGATGGAAACCGGCCTGCTGACTTTATGGAAATGAGAGGGCACCAGGCCCAATCATTGACTACTTTCGACTGTTTTTCTGCTCCTCGTCATTTTCTTGCTTTGGTTAGGATGGACCAGCTTGGTTATCTTAACATTATATTCAGATTTCATGTTGATAGTTAGTCTGTTttggtttattttctttttgatatTGTTTCCTTTGTCCTCTAGATGTACTCACTTTTGGGCTACATCTATGTATGATTTTGATATGTCTGATTTCTGTTTCTCCCTATGGTTTATGTTGGGCATTGATACTTTTGGAAAGCGTCGTGTTTGGGATACTGGTTGATGTTTTATTTACAAAGAGGTCAGCCTAACCCCGCACCCTTCGGGTGTttgtttttaagaaaaaataatatttttgaaatattacctttctttatatcaataattactttttcttataacaataattacttgaccaaaatAAGTACATCGCACACGTGCTCCCGTTGCTCTGCCTAGGCCTGGCCCGCACCCTTCCCCTTCTCGCGCCCTCCGATCGGATTGGATCAGACCCATTTCACTTGTACACTCAGTTTCACAAGAGACCACTCTTTATTCTAAGActtattgaaataaataaatgatgcCATTATCAAAGTTTCGGATTTAATATGtagtatatataaaagtaaGTAGACAAGTGGAATTGTTGGGCACAAAATATCTAGGGATGTAAACAAATCAAGCTGTTCGTAAATTATTCGGAGCTCAGCTCAAAAAACGTTCGTTTAGTGAAGtttgataaataaacaaactaaACTTGAGTTTCGTAGTATTCGGCTCATTAACTCGTGAACACGTTCGTTAaatgattcagcttgaaaatataaattagtagTAGACACAACTTATAAttatctattaaaattaataatcactactccctccgtcccaatattgttggccacatttcctttttggattgtcccactattgttggatgttttctaaaaatggcaaagtttaatttaattaagtcaaattgattaatttaattaaactttCTAACTAAACCTAAACTCTcctaaataaacacacacactcaGCCCCCTCCCCCCTACCATCACCGCCCCTCCCTAGTACGACCGCATCGCCGCCGTCTGGCTCGCCGACGTTGAGCTCCTCCGCGGCGGCACCATCCCTCAGGGCATCTCCTCCCACTTCAGCAAGACGTCACCCGCTACTGGTAGCGTCACCGTCGCCAGAGGTCGCGATTTGGAGGTCTAGGGCTCCGATTGGTtgtctctcttttttcttttttcttttttggtttctGGTTTCTGGGCGGAGGATGACGGATTTGGAGGCTAGGGCTTTTGATGGGCGTCGAAGCTCTGGTGAGGAAGAAGGCGGAGGTCGCGATTTGGAGGTCTAGGGCTCCGAtttggtttttgttttttggtttcTGGTTTTTGGGCGGAGGATGGCGGATTTGGAGGCTAGGGCTTTTGATGGGCGTCGAAGCTCTGGTGAGGAAGAAGGCGGAGGTTGCGATTCGGAGGTCTAGGGCTCCGATTGGGTTgtctctatttttcttttttgggtttcTGGTTCTTGGGCATCGAAACTCTGGTGAGGAAGAAGGCGTAGGTGATGCGACGGTGAGGAAGAAGGCGGAGGAAGGCAGAGGTGATGCGACGATGTGAAGGCGAAGTCTGGTTTGGGTGAGGGGGAGAATTTGGGGGTGGTTCATCGGTCGCCGGTCGCCGGTCACCAGCCGTCTGAGAGTTGCCGGCAGATTTGTGGTGGTTGTTGGGAGATTTGCTAATTAAGCAATTAAGATAAACAAAAAGTCAAaccactcaattaaaacataacactcaatttcttaatctccgtgccgaaaagaatgtggccaacaatattgggacggagggagtatattaaatctctaattaactttatttgttataaaaaaatattcaatactttgaatataaatataaatgtagAAAATTTGTATATGCTCGATTAAGCTCATGAGTTTCAAAGTATTCAATAAACAAAGTTTAGGATTCGACTCAATatcaaacaaaccaaacttgtgCACACTAAtattcggttcgattacacccctaaaaATATCCATATGTTTAGAAGCAAAGAGAAGTTAATCAGTATCCTGATCAGATTTGGAATTATCATCAGACGGCCATTGGATGGTTTCCAGGAGCCTCTCTCTCATGAGCTTCAAATTCTCATCTGATATTTCCTTGTATATTTCACCAAGATCACATTTCTACATTACAAAACCCAATCAATCAACCCCATAACCGTTCATTCATTCTCTTGTGTATGATGAAGAATTCATGGAACATACATACCTTGATCCATCTGCCGTAGAGTGTGAGGCGTGTGATCATCACTCTTTCAGCAAGTTCTCTCCTCTCCTACATCCCCAACAACATTATATTTATCAATCTCTACCAAGGTTGAATTGAATCTCCATTCCAACAACATACAGATTACCTTAACCAGAGTCTGAAGAAAGCGGTTCCCCTTGCTTGGTACATTGTCCGCCACAAAGCTGCCAGATTGGACGAcgtgttgaggttgaggaacaTATAAAGTGCAGAAGATGAAGAGAGGGAATTTGGGTTTCTTACTTGTTGAACCATTTATACTGTGGTGGATTCATTTCATACAGCTGTTCAAGAACTGTCCTCACAGCCTTAAACGTGAAGAACTCAACAAGTTCCTGTCCATACTAATTTCATTAATAATTCtgattgtatatatatatatgttttaaagCATCAACTCACCATTTTGACATCGTTGAAGGTGTCCTCGTATTGCCCCCCTAGTTCATCCACAACGATGAGGCGTTGAAGCTTGTGTCTCTTTGTTGAACTAGTGCAGATTGACACCATTTTTGCAGGCCATGGATCCAAGAAAGAATTGCTCAAATGCACCATCctctgctgttgctgctgcaaTTGCCTTCTTTTCCCTACGTTTCTGTAGAAATAAGAGACACAGTTGTTTCCCTTTATGGTTGAAGGCATGATGCTGTCCACGCATAAACATGCCCATGATTCACCCATTGCTTCAATGGAGTATTAAACAATGCTGCTGTCAAATGAACTGAAGAGATAATTCTGAGCAAGGCGCCACCTGGAGAAAGATTctaacaaaaccaaaaaaatcttCTGCCTCTTTGATTTATCTTCAAGAATCTGGCTTCACGTTCAGATATTTATGTGAATTATAGACAATGTTTtccttgtgtgtgtgtgtgtgttttttttttcaaatatttgtGAGGTCCCAAATTCTCCACTATACTAATTCTTGTTTTGTCATATCTCACATGAATGGAGCAGAGTTGCCAACTGTTACTACTCAAATTTGGGGATGTAATTAGGTAAATAGATTCTTCATAGCCTCGGCAGAATCCTGTTGCTTTCATAACATGAAAGGAGATTCCGATACTTCAGTAGTAAATTTACGAAgctcaaatttatttatttatttaatccatCCTTCGAATTTTACAGTCACACACAATAGATGTAGTTCTCATATAAATTTTACTGGATGCAACTCATACGTTGCCAACAAATTGGAAAATCGAGCAACCGCGTGCCAAAGAAAcgaattcaaaaaataaagtaatgCATTATAAATATGGTTGACAGCTTACAAGTTCTAACATACAATGGGCAAACATTTTTCATCGACTTACGATAAATATACGAAATAAATACTGTAGCTTTTTTATCTTTCTCTTTCTAcacaaaaaaaaaggaacatCACACAGACAAAAAAAGGTCCATCGAAATTGTGAGAAGTTGATTTAACAGTTAATTCCACACTCTTCGACCTTTGGGCCAGTGACTCTAGTGGTGAAGGGATCAACTCTGACCCACAGCAAAGAGAAGATCGAAGCTAGAAGAATCGACCACACCACGACGATAGTGGGAGTGCGGTTCTGGCGCCCCATAAGACCTTTGAGGAAAGGGTAGAGATGAACGATCACCCAGAAGGCGAAGAACAATTTCCCAAACAACGGCCCCCATGATTGGTAGCCGCTGTTGATTGCATAGGAAATCCCAGCAACAACTCCAACCAAGTTTACGATGAGAAGAGTGGTTGGAGGAATCAGAAGAGTTGTCCATTTGAACATGTAAAGCTCAGTGAAATCTCCCTCTTCGTCTCCAGCTTTAGATGTGACAGTGAAATTTGTATCTATTCCAGCAAGAACTTTGAGCAGCCCCTGGAATACAGCAAAGAGATGAGCTGAAACACCTCCAATGACCCAGAACTGTTCGTTCCTCCACCATTCGTCAATTCCGACACCACTCCACCTCATCTCCAGTATACCAGTGGCAAAgatggagagaaagagggaAAGAAACCAGATACTCGCAAGGTTACTAATCTGTAAtacaaaatatatagtttaaaacATGTTTCTCGGCTTCCCATAAGAGATGTTGAATTTGTTGAGAAAAACATACCTGTGGGATAATGAATTTCCCAGTAAGCAAGCAGACAGCTGGCAACGTGCAATAAAGTAACAGAGGAATGGAAGTGATTGGGTAAATTGTGGTGTTGACATATGCGAATCTCTCTAGCCATTTGAGCCTCCCTTTATATCCATACCATATTGGACAATGCCTGCTAAACAGAATCTCCACAGACCCTAAGGCCCATCGAAGCACTTGATTCAATCGATCGGAAAGATTAATTGGAGCTGATCCCTTGAAGGCTGCCCTTGGAGGCATACAGTATATTGATCGCCAGCCACGTGCATGCATTTTGAATCCTGTAAGAATATCTTCTGTGACAGAACCATAGATCCATCCTATCTGCATACATGAGAGGAAAATGAGTCTCGTAAgaatatcaagtggacaagaaTTACTTTCAGAAGGAAGGAATTAATTATCACATGAATAGAAGTAAGCATTTGATGGACAGAGAAGAAATATTGACAATTGAAGAGCATGAATGTAGAGGCTACAAAATAACTAACTGTAATTATACTTCCGTAGTAGATCCGATTCCTATggatttaaaaaataacaaaactaAATATCATACATCTTTAAATGTCTCTTCTACAGCTTACTTGAGAATTGAGAACTACACGTCATGAATACATAGGCATAAACTATCTCAGGGCCCAAACAATAGGAAAAGGCTTCTAAATGGAAGAAAAGATTTGATGGGAACTTCCAGTTCTAGAGCCAGCCAATCGAATAAGACCACCAATCGAATAAGACCACCAATATCTTATCAGATCTTCATTCTTAATAAACTATAATTTTCACACTAATTTCCAAAGACATGTAAAAGAAATTCTTTGAACAGTCATTGTAAAGCTAAAAACCCTCAGTATGACTATGTTAATAGAATCAACATGATAAACTCCAAACAAAAATGTTAACCTATGTTAGATTGCATTGGCATTGTTAGGTTATCCTATTATAGACATCCTGCTATTTCAAGGTATTAGTAAGGCAGAGAGTACACAGTATGTAATGCAACATACAACTTGCCACGTACCTCACTTCCCCATTCTGACTTATCTTCGTACCCACAGCTAATGACATGAATAGCCTCTTTAAGGAGAGTCTCTGGTGTGGCAGACTGAGGCACGCCACCATTCTCCATCAGGGTAGATGCAACAAAAACAGCTGACTGTCCAAATCTTTTCTCCAAGCTCATCTGGGACATGAGCAATGACTTTTCATCATCGAATCCGGCACCTGGTTCGATCAACAAAGGGGATGAATCAGAAACACAACAAAGGGGATGGATCGCAACACAACAAAGGGATGAAGCCAATAAAGTGACACTCTGAAATTTCCATGAAATCTTTTTACTATCAGAAACTTTTTTCCCCTTGTTATGCAAGGGCGACTATCTAAACCAGAAACATCACGGTGACAAATTTTCATAATCAAAAAGCAAACCATATGCATAAACATTTAAACAGTAACATCCCCATGAAAGCAACTAATTCGTATGAGCTAGAGGATTAATGAGTAGTGATCATATGTTAAGTTGTTAGTTTCAAGGAAAGCGTACCTTCAACACCCTCCTCTATATCCTCCAAGCTGAAGATAGGAACAGTAGGATCAACATGCTTGCTGGACTTCTTTTTATCTGAACCTTTCTTACTTGATTGAGAACTTTTCTTTCTTGATCCACCAAAGCAGGAAGAAAGCATGCCGGGTTTCTTATGCTTAGGTTTGTGAGGAGGCTCATAACCATATAAAGCCGTTCTGTTGAAGACACATCCAGTGCCCACATATACAGGGCCTTGAATGCCATCCAAACCTCTCAGATTAATCTGGTGAGCCAAAAAGGAACAGTTCGAATGAGTTGTAGGTAACCAAAAGCAGAACATGGATTGTAAGGACTGCTATGATTAGAAACACTGAAACTCACATCAAAGAAGACAGTGTTGCGGTTGGCATATCGATCACTCCTGTCGATACCATCAAATCTCTGTGGAAATTGCACATAGCAGACATACTTTCCAAGATTCGGATCCATCAAAAAGCACATTGCTTCACGCAAGGCCTTGCTGTTATTAATGTAATGATCACAATCGAGATTCAACAAGAAAGGTCCATTGGTAAGAACTGCTGACACGCGAACCTGCAATTGTAGTACATAAGAATGCCAAACTTGCAGCATAATAAGTTATACGTTCAAAAATACATCATTTGACTACTTACAAGTGAATTCATGGCACCAGCTTTCTTGTGATGCTGGAAACCAGGACGCTTCTCACGAGAAACATATACTAACCGAGGCAGCTCATTACCATCACTGTCAAGACCTCCACTTTGGCCCAAGAAGACCTGTGAGCAAGAAATATGAGTAACATTACAGGAATGCAATTAAGTACATGTTTGTTGAGGAAGAACATATATAGCATGTGTGGCTCGTGCTTTAAAACCAAATAAATAGAAACATGAAAACGATGAAAAAGGTATGTCCTTTGCATACGAAATGAACATG
This window encodes:
- the LOC131006947 gene encoding cellulose synthase A catalytic subunit 3 [UDP-forming]-like codes for the protein MEPEAEIKGKTLKTMGSQVCQICGDDVGLTADLEPFVACNVCAFPVCRPCYEYERKDGNQSCPQCKTRYKRHKGSPAIHGDSEEDGVADDVVDDVHYSETQSDKQKISERMLSWRVNHAGESLNAPKYDKEVPQNHIPLLTNGTDISGELSAASPGRLSMASPPPGGGGKPRIVDPVREFGSPGLGNVAWKERVDGWKMKQEKPVIPMTTSHPPSERGVGDIDASTDVLVDDSLLNDEARQPLSRKVSIPSSRINPYRMVIVLRLVILSIFLHYRITNPVPNAYPLWLISVICEIWFAISWILDQFPKWLPVNRETYLDRLALRYDREGEPSQLAAVDIFVSTVDPLKEPPLVTANTVLSILAVDYPVDKVSCYVSDDGSAMLTFEALSETSEFARKWVPFCKKYSIEPRAPEWYFAQKIDYLKDKVQPSFVKDRRAMKREYEEFKIRINALVSKAQKIPEEGWVMQDGTPWPGNNTRDHPGMIQVFLGQSGGLDSDGNELPRLVYVSREKRPGFQHHKKAGAMNSLVRVSAVLTNGPFLLNLDCDHYINNSKALREAMCFLMDPNLGKYVCYVQFPQRFDGIDRSDRYANRNTVFFDINLRGLDGIQGPVYVGTGCVFNRTALYGYEPPHKPKHKKPGMLSSCFGGSRKKSSQSSKKGSDKKKSSKHVDPTVPIFSLEDIEEGVEGAGFDDEKSLLMSQMSLEKRFGQSAVFVASTLMENGGVPQSATPETLLKEAIHVISCGYEDKSEWGSEIGWIYGSVTEDILTGFKMHARGWRSIYCMPPRAAFKGSAPINLSDRLNQVLRWALGSVEILFSRHCPIWYGYKGRLKWLERFAYVNTTIYPITSIPLLLYCTLPAVCLLTGKFIIPQISNLASIWFLSLFLSIFATGILEMRWSGVGIDEWWRNEQFWVIGGVSAHLFAVFQGLLKVLAGIDTNFTVTSKAGDEEGDFTELYMFKWTTLLIPPTTLLIVNLVGVVAGISYAINSGYQSWGPLFGKLFFAFWVIVHLYPFLKGLMGRQNRTPTIVVVWSILLASIFSLLWVRVDPFTTRVTGPKVEECGINC
- the LOC131006948 gene encoding chaperonin-like RbcX protein 2, chloroplastic isoform X2; protein product: MGESWACLCVDSIMPSTIKGNNCVSYFYRNVGKRRQLQQQQQRMVHLSNSFLDPWPAKMVSICTSSTKRHKLQRLIVVDELGGQYEDTFNDVKMELVEFFTFKAVRTVLEQLYEMNPPQYKWFNNFVADNVPSKGNRFLQTLVKERRELAERVMITRLTLYGRWIKAPG
- the LOC131006948 gene encoding chaperonin-like RbcX protein 2, chloroplastic isoform X1, coding for MGESWACLCVDSIMPSTIKGNNCVSYFYRNVGKRRQLQQQQQRMVHLSNSFLDPWPAKMVSICTSSTKRHKLQRLIVVDELGGQYEDTFNDVKMELVEFFTFKAVRTVLEQLYEMNPPQYKWFNNFVADNVPSKGNRFLQTLVKERRELAERVMITRLTLYGRWIKKCDLGEIYKEISDENLKLMRERLLETIQWPSDDNSKSDQDTD